Proteins from one Ipomoea triloba cultivar NCNSP0323 chromosome 1, ASM357664v1 genomic window:
- the LOC116010079 gene encoding uncharacterized protein LOC116010079 translates to MPSHTRGDDVDRADTCAYSSTSLEQPLSAENNQTPLKQRLNDFIRETREDNAKLKETITKEMLGEIQELRHETLSPLQTVESTLAKIMEMIQVQGETDVNAITLRSGRALPEVVPPPPQSVPTKEPRMDNDETSNATQVERALEEEFRREDIQPQPSRKGKEIMQEPPPVSKAKLPFPQRFRTDINNAKYDKFLQMLRQLHIDMTFIDALGEMSRYAKFLKDLLSNKKRLAETATVVLGEECSAILHKDVPRKLKDPGSFTIPCNIGGTTFNRTLADLGASINLMPFALYRKLNLGTFKPTRMCIQLVDRSTKYPRGIVEDVLVRVDKFIFSVDFVILDMDPDIEIPLILGRPFLATDKHQE, encoded by the coding sequence ATGCCgagtcacacgcgtggtgacgacGTGGACAGAGCCGACACATGTGCATATTCTTCTACTTCCCTAGAACAGCCTCTTTCGGCTGAAAACAACCAAACCCCCCTCAAGCAACGCTTAAATGATTTTATACGAGAAACGAGGGAGGATAATGCTAAACTCAAAGAAACCATCACTAAAGAGATGCTGGGAGAAATTCAAGAGCTTCGCCACGAAACACTCTCACCACTCCAAACGGTTGAGAGCACACTCGCAAAGATTATGGAAATGATCCAAGTCCAGGGAGAAACAGATGTGAACGCTATAACACTAAGAAGCGGGAGAGCACTTCCAGAAGTTGTTCCGCCTCCGCCACAATCTGTTCCGACAAAAGAACCAAGGATGGACAATGATGAGACTTCCAACGCGACGCAAGTTGAACGAGCACTCGAAGAAGAATTCAGAAGGGAAGACATACAACCACAACCCTCtcgaaaaggaaaagaaatcatgcaagaGCCACCACCAGTGTCGAAAGCGAAACTTCCATTTCCTCAAAGATTCCGCACTGACATCAACAACGCCAAGTATGATAAGTTCTTACAAATGCTACGACAGCTACACATTGACATGACATTCATTGACGCACTGGGAGAAATGTCGaggtatgccaaattccttaaGGATCTTTTATCTAACAAAAAGAGATTGGCTGAGACTGCTACTGTTGTGTTAGGAGAAGAGtgttctgctatattacataaggatgTGCCCCGGAAGTTAAAAGATCCGGGAAGCTTCactataccttgtaatataggaggCACTACTTTTAATAGAACCTTGGCAGACCTAGGTGCTAGTATCAATCTGATGCCTTTTGCACTATACCGAAAATTGAATTTAGGAACTTTTAAGCCTACACGCATGTGTATTCAGTTAGTTGACCGATCCACCAAATACCCtaggggtatagtggaagatgTTTTGGTCCGAGtcgataaattcattttttcagTGGACTTTGTGATTTTAGATATGGACCCGGATATAGAGATTCCTCTCATCCTGGGCAGACCTTTCTTGGCgactgataagcaccaagaatag